The uncultured Dysgonomonas sp. genome contains the following window.
CGTTTTGTTTATTAACGGTATTATAACTTGACATACCATATCCCTCTATCAGTTTATCCCATTTCTTAGGGATGCGTTTTTCGAGCCAGTTATAAGCAGGTTCAGCTCCCTTGATACAATACGGGGTTGTAAATGTAGTTATCACCGATACGGCAACAATGATAGGGTAAAGCGTTTCGGTAATAACCCCCAGTCCCATTCCCAGAGAAGCAATAATGAATGAAAACTCACCGATCTGAGCCAGACTGAAACCCGATTGCAAGGCCACCTTCAGGCCTTCCCCGGATGCCAATACTCCGACTGTGGCAAAAATAGTACGTCCGATAAGAATAACCAATGTCAGTATCAGAATAAGCACGGCATATTCTCCGATTACAGCCGGATCTATCATCATACCTACCGATACAAAGAAAACTGCTCCAAACAGGTTCTTCAGAGGTTCGATAAGATGTTCTATATGTTTAGACTCAATTGTTTCGGCTAAAATTGATCCCATAATAAATGCACCCAAGGCCGCAGAGAAACCAACACTAGTTGCAAACAGTACCATGCCCAAACAAAGACCGATAGCAACAATAAGCAATGTTTCGTCATTCAGGTATTTTTTCAGTTTCTTCAGCATTGTAGGTATCATATAAATACCCACTACAAACCATATAAGCATAAAGAAGACCAGTTTAACCACACTATTTGCGACTTCACCACTCTCGAAATGCTGGCTGGAAGCAAATGTGGTAAGCAATACCATCATTACAATAGCTGCAATATCTTCTACAATCAGCATCCCGAATACTATGCCTGCAAATTTTTTCTTTTGCAGCCCCATATCGTTAAATGCCTTTATTATAATAGTAGTGGAAGACATGGACAACATACATCCGAGATAAATACTATCCATTGAGGTCCAGTCATCGATAAGGTTGACAATAAATAGCTCACCTGCCAGATAACCGATTATTATCATCGATCCCAAATTGATGAGCGTAGCTATCGAGGCCTTCCCCCCTACATCTATCAGTTTCTTGAAACTGAATTCCAACCCAAGTGCAAATAGAAGGAATATAACCCCTATTTCGGCCCAAATGCTAACATTAGCCATATCCGATATTTCCGGCAATACCTTAAACACATCGGCAACCTGTCCTTCGGGGATGTCTGTTACTTTTACGACCAGGTCTTCTATGAATTTTTTGAAATGAAGACTCGCAATGAATCCTGCAACAATATACCCGAGCACGACGGGTTGTTTCAACCATTTAAATACAATGGTTACAAACCCGGCTGTAATAAGTATTATAGCCAAGTCACTTATAAAATCTGGAAGATGCGCCATATATTTATAATAATCTATTTTTTGTGTATATTTCCTCTGTTCCTAGAAAGGACATTGCCAACAGATGTTTTTGGCATTTAAAAGTAGCAAAAAAAAATGATTTTAGAAATAAAAAATCAAATTGTCACTAAAATTTATCAATTTGCCTCTTTTTTCAGCATCTTTTCTCTTTGCTGTCAACTAGGCATTTAGCCTATTGATTTCATATTTATTAATTAACAAATTATTTTGTTAACAATTTATTCTACTTTTGTATTTGAACAATGTGATATTCACATTCGTTTAAATGAGATAGTAACAAAATTTTAGAAAATGAAAAAGGTTCTTTTAACTATCGCAGCAGTTGCTATATCTGCAGCTCCTGCACTGGCACAAGAAAAAGCCATTGTTCCGTCAAAATTTGGCGATAATTGGTTTCTACAATTACAAGGCGGCGCATCCTACACAATCAGTGAGTATCAAAAAGATGCATCTTTCGGAGATCTTGTAACTCCATATGCGGCTGTATCCCTTGGTAAATATTTTTCACCTAAAACAGGTGCACGTCTACAAGTTGGCGGATGGGAATCCAAAAACTATTATAAATTGAATAATACAGATGGTACATACAAATCGAAGTATTTCCAAATCAATGCTGACGGATTACTTAACCTTACCAATTTGGTACTTCCTTACAAAGAAGACAGGGTGTTTAATCTGATAGGTTTTGCCGGTCTTGGTTATGTACATGTATTCAAAGATTCTGAAAATGGTATCCATACTGTAAATAGTATTGTACCGCGTGCAGGTTTGCAAGCAGATTTCCGTGTAAGCGAAATAGCAAGTATCAATCTGGAAGTTGCAGGTAACCTTATGCGTGACGATTTTAACGGTCGTGAGCAAGGTTCACACTACGATGGAACAGTTAATGCATTACTGGGAGTTTCTTTCAAATTATCGAAAGGCGGCTTCAAAATTGTAGATGCTGCAGACCCTGCAGAACTACAACGTTTGAATAACCAAATAAATGATCAGAGAGCTTTACTTGGTAACAAAGATTCTGAAATCAGCAGGCTGAAAACAGAGTTGGCTAACAAGCCTGAACCTCAGGTAATAGTACAGGAAACTAAAGAAATTAAAGAACAGACTGAAGTATTGATGAATGCTGTTGTGGTATTCCGCATTGGTAGCGCTAAACTTGAGCAAAACCAGGATATCAATATCTTCAATGCTGCCCGCTATCTGAAAGACAATCCTAATGTGAACGTGGTAGTTACAGGTTATGCTGATAAGAGCACCGGTACAGCTGCAATCAACCAAAGACTGTCTGAACAACGTGCTGAAGCAGTCGCTAAAGTACTGATCGACAAATACGATATTGCTCCTAGCCGTATTACAACAAAAGCCAGTGGCGACAAAGAACAATTGTTCCCTACCGACCAATGGAATCGCGTAGTCGTGTTTACAGCTGTAACTAAATAAGAATATAATACAGTATTATATGAAAAGGATGTCTTTCGAGACATCCTTTTTTATTTGGTCAGGTCAAGAACTTTAAGAGTATATCTATAAAAATATATCATGAAAGCCGAACAGCATTTAATTTCTTCTGAAAAGTTTATCTATGTAATTAGAGCCGATAACCCTTAGCTGTTAGCTTACAGTTCTTTGAAATATTGGAATAAGTGGTAATTTTAAGTATCTGAGATACGAGTAGACAAGACACGAGATACAGGTTGTTAACTTATGGCTGTTCACTGATAACCGGTATATGTGTTACCTTTGTTACCTTTTAACTAGATACTGTTAATTAATGTGAATATTACAGGTGAAAAAATAATGAAAAAGTGTCAGAAGTGTCAGGTTTTAACAATCCATAGTTAATAGATATAAATATGGCTGTAAATATAAGTAATGACCTGAATTTTGTGCCTTAGCGTCTTTGCGAGAGAATACTGTTAACTGAAACGTGGCCTATTTCGTGAGTTTGCCTTAAAAATGCAATGCATCTATCGGATATAAAGAAAGAAAAATGTATTTTTGTACTCGTTTCTTAGAAAATACGAAAACTAGATATGATTGACAAAATTAACCAGCTGTTGTCTGAAATAGATAACCTGAAAGCCGCTAAGGCAGAGGAAATAGAAGCTCTGCGCATTAAGTATCTGAGTAAGAAAGGTGAAGTTTCAATGTTGATGAACGATTTTCGCAACGTTGCTGCCGAGCAGAAACGTGAGGTAGGAATGAGACTCAACGAGCTGAAAGAAAAAGCGCAGGAGAAAATCAACCAGTTGAAAGATTCACTCGAAAACTCACATACAGGCGATTCTTCTATAGACCTTACCCGGACTGCGGCTCCAATAGCATTGGGTACGCGTCATCCCTTGTCGATTGTTAAGAAAGAAATCTGCGATATATTCCGCCGTCTCGGATTTTCTATTGCCGAAGGACCGGAAATAGAGGATGACTGGCATGTATTCTCATCGCTCAATTTTGCAGAAGACCATCCGGCACGTGACATGCAAGACACTTTCTTCATTGCACGCAGCCCCGAAATAGTGCTCCGTACGCATACATCATCCGTACAAACACGTGTGATGGAGAAACAACAACCTCCTATCCGTATTATCTGTCCCGGACGTGTATATCGCAACGAGGCTATTTCATACCGCGCACATTGTTTCTTCCATCAGGTAGAAGCTCTTTATATTGACAAAAATGTGTCATTT
Protein-coding sequences here:
- a CDS encoding cation:proton antiporter; this translates as MAHLPDFISDLAIILITAGFVTIVFKWLKQPVVLGYIVAGFIASLHFKKFIEDLVVKVTDIPEGQVADVFKVLPEISDMANVSIWAEIGVIFLLFALGLEFSFKKLIDVGGKASIATLINLGSMIIIGYLAGELFIVNLIDDWTSMDSIYLGCMLSMSSTTIIIKAFNDMGLQKKKFAGIVFGMLIVEDIAAIVMMVLLTTFASSQHFESGEVANSVVKLVFFMLIWFVVGIYMIPTMLKKLKKYLNDETLLIVAIGLCLGMVLFATSVGFSAALGAFIMGSILAETIESKHIEHLIEPLKNLFGAVFFVSVGMMIDPAVIGEYAVLILILTLVILIGRTIFATVGVLASGEGLKVALQSGFSLAQIGEFSFIIASLGMGLGVITETLYPIIVAVSVITTFTTPYCIKGAEPAYNWLEKRIPKKWDKLIEGYGMSSYNTVNKQNDWKKLLQSILKLVAIYTTISIAILLVFQNFINPYIVEYVPGSIWGNILAAAITLTLMAPFLRAIMMKKNRSEEFKNLWRDNRFNRGALISLIAFRIIICVALVLMVLIPLFPRLTILMVIISLAVVTLIVFSQGFKKQSRKIEARFLENLNLKQKYDEKKAAFLPTVANDLRSKSIHIEEFEISQSSPSIGKTLRELNFRQKTGVNIVTIIRGSKKINIPDGNERLYPFDKLVVSGSDEEMQTLAQYLHDKREQASQMEEEAQHHVSLSQYLVEPDSPLIGKTIANAAIREKTECMVIGIDRNDESIIQFTPNFMFEEGDIIWLAGEKEKLNSFEENIGDLIPLIP
- a CDS encoding OmpA family protein, whose product is MKKVLLTIAAVAISAAPALAQEKAIVPSKFGDNWFLQLQGGASYTISEYQKDASFGDLVTPYAAVSLGKYFSPKTGARLQVGGWESKNYYKLNNTDGTYKSKYFQINADGLLNLTNLVLPYKEDRVFNLIGFAGLGYVHVFKDSENGIHTVNSIVPRAGLQADFRVSEIASINLEVAGNLMRDDFNGREQGSHYDGTVNALLGVSFKLSKGGFKIVDAADPAELQRLNNQINDQRALLGNKDSEISRLKTELANKPEPQVIVQETKEIKEQTEVLMNAVVVFRIGSAKLEQNQDINIFNAARYLKDNPNVNVVVTGYADKSTGTAAINQRLSEQRAEAVAKVLIDKYDIAPSRITTKASGDKEQLFPTDQWNRVVVFTAVTK
- the pheS gene encoding phenylalanine--tRNA ligase subunit alpha encodes the protein MIDKINQLLSEIDNLKAAKAEEIEALRIKYLSKKGEVSMLMNDFRNVAAEQKREVGMRLNELKEKAQEKINQLKDSLENSHTGDSSIDLTRTAAPIALGTRHPLSIVKKEICDIFRRLGFSIAEGPEIEDDWHVFSSLNFAEDHPARDMQDTFFIARSPEIVLRTHTSSVQTRVMEKQQPPIRIICPGRVYRNEAISYRAHCFFHQVEALYIDKNVSFADLKQALLFFAKEMFGADTKIRLRPSYFPFTEPSAEMDISCNICGGKGCPFCKHTGWVEILGCGMVDPNVLENCGIDSKVYTGYALGMGIERITNLKYRVKDLRMFSENDKRFLEQFESAH